The Clostridium botulinum BKT015925 genome includes the window AATTTTTTAAAATAAAAAATACTCATTAGTGATACAGATAATATAATAAATGTTTTACAAATATACCATTAGACAGTATAATTACAGATTTATAAAAAACAAAGTTTAGTTATATTACTAATATAATAAGGGGGAAATAGGGAGAATATACTTCCTTAAGTATCAATGATATATATATGTGAAGATTTATCAGAAAGTAGAAAAGAACGTATGATGTTGCAAGATAAGATAATAAAAAAATATAAAATGCCATTACTATCAATAATATTTAACTATATGAATGAAAAAGCTACAAATGAAGTTACATTTAATATAGTTAAATGTATTGAATATATAGTAGATGATATGTTTAGTCCATATATTTTTTTTCACTTATCAAGAGAAAGTGAAGAAGGGTATAATGCTATATTTATAATAAATAGAGATGCATTAGAGTTAAAAAAGATTAGCATAGAAATAGAAGAGAAACATGTATTAGGAAAATGTATTGATATTGATATATATGATAAAGATTTAAAGAAAATAGAACGAGAAGTACTTGGATACTCTAAAAGAAGATGTTATTTATGTAATGGAGATATGAGGAAATGTATAGAGAATAAGAATCACAATAAAAGAGAAATAATAAAATATGCATATGATAAATATGATCAAT containing:
- a CDS encoding citrate lyase holo-[acyl-carrier protein] synthase gives rise to the protein MIYICEDLSESRKERMMLQDKIIKKYKMPLLSIIFNYMNEKATNEVTFNIVKCIEYIVDDMFSPYIFFHLSRESEEGYNAIFIINRDALELKKISIEIEEKHVLGKCIDIDIYDKDLKKIEREVLGYSKRRCYLCNGDMRKCIENKNHNKREIIKYAYDKYDQYMKSI